In Mustela nigripes isolate SB6536 chromosome 2, MUSNIG.SB6536, whole genome shotgun sequence, a single window of DNA contains:
- the DCAF15 gene encoding DDB1- and CUL4-associated factor 15, whose protein sequence is MAPSSKSERNSGAGSGGGGPGGAGGKRAAGRRREHVLKQLERVKISGQLSPRLFRKLPPRVCVSLKNIVDEDFLYAGHIFLGFSKCGRYVLSYTSSSGDDDFSFYIYHLYWWEFNVHSKLKLVRQVRLFQDEEIYSDLYLTVCEWPSDASKVIVFGFNTRSANGMLMNMMMMSDENHRDIYISTVAVPPPGRCAACREASRAHPGDPSAQCLRHGFILHTKYQVVYPFPTFQPAFQLKKDQVVLLNTSYSLVACAVSVHSAGESSFCQILYDHTASPTAPPSPPGPQSPEVPPALPSPCPEAAPARPPGAPEPSPAIAKAKEFVADIFRRAREAKGGTLEEARPPPCPGPSGSRCRLPSEPLAPGGEVAPRDSPPAAEAPAPEPGYVNYTKLYYVLGSSEGTEPEDEFEDDKISLPFVVTDLRGRNLRPMRERAAVQGQYLTVEQLTLDFEYVINEVIRHDATWAHQFCSFSDYDIVILEVCPETNQVLINIGLLLLAFPSPTEEGQLRPKTYHTSLKVAWDLNTGIFVTVSVGDLTEVKGQTSGSVWSSYRKSCVDMVMKWLVPESSGRYVNRMTNEALHKGCSLKVLADSERYTWIVL, encoded by the exons ATGGCGCCCAGCTCGAAATCGGAGCGGAACAGCGGGGccgggagcggcggcggcggccccgggGGCGCCGGGGGGAAGCGGGCAGCAGGGCGGCGGCGGGAGCACGTCCTCAAGCAGCTGGAGCGGGTCAAG ATCAGTGGGCAGCTCTCCCCTCGCCTCTTCCGGAAGCTGCCGCCCAGGGTCTGCGTCTCCCTCAAGAACATTGTGGATGAGGACTTTCTCTACGCAGG ACACATCTTCCTGGGCTTTTCCAAGTGCGGCCGTTATGTTCTTTCATATACCAGCAGCAGTGGGGATGATGACTTCTCCTTCTACATCTATCATCTGTACTGGTGGGAGTTCAACGTCCACAGCAAGCTCAAGCTG GTCCGGCAGGTGCGGCTCTTCCAGGATGAGGAGATCTATAGCGACCTGTACCTGACCGTGTGTGAGTGGCCCAGTGACGCCTCCAAGGTCATCGTCTTTGGGTTCAA CACCCGCTCAGCCAACGGGATGCTCATGAACATGATGATGATGAGTGACGAGAACCACAGAGACATCTACATCAGCACCGTGGCGGTACCACCGCCAGGCCGCTGTGCCGCCTGCCGGGAAGCCAGCCGGGCCCATCCAG GCGACCCGAGCGCACAGTGCCTGCGGCACGGCTTCATACTGCACACGAAGTACCAGGTGGTCTACCCCTTCCCCACCTTCCAGCCCGCCTTCCAGCTCAAGAAGGACCAGGTGGTGCTGCTCAACACCAGCTACTCCCTGGTGGCCTGCGCCGTCTCCGTCCACTCGGCAG gCGAGAGCAGCTTCTGCCAAATTCTGTATGACCACACCGCCTCCCCTACAGCACCCCCGAGCCCCCCTGGGCCCCAGAGCCCTGAggtgccccctgccctccccagcccctgccctgaaGCAGCTCCCGCCCGGCCCCCTGGGGCCCCCGAGCCCTCACCTGCCATCGCCAAAGCCAAGGAGTTTGTGGCCGACATCTTCCGCAGGGCCAGAGAGGCCAAGGGGGGGACCTTGGAGGAAGCCCGGCCACCCCCTTGCCCAGGGCCCTCGGGCAGCCGCTGCCGTCTGCCCTCAGAGCCCCTGGCCCCAGGCGGGGAGGTGGCACCCCGAGATAGCCCCCCAGCGGCGGAAGCACCGGCCCCAGAGCCGGGCTACGTCAACTACACCAAGCTGTATTATGTGCTGGGGTCCAGCGAAGGGACAGAACCGGAGGATG AGTTCGAGGATGACAAGATCTCCTTGCCCTTTGTGGTGACTGATCTCCGGGGCCGCAACCTGCGGCCCATGCGGGAGCGGGCTGCTGTCCAG GGTCAGTATCTGACGGTGGAGCAGCTCACACTGGACTTTGAATACGTCATCAATGAGGTCATCCGCCATGACGCCACCTGGGCCCACCAGTTTTGTTCCTTCAGTGACTATGACATTGTCATCCTGGAg gTCTGCCCGGAAACCAATCAAGTCCTCATCAACATTGGCCTGCTGCTCCTGGCATTCCCGTCCCCAACTGAGGAGGGCCAGCTCCG aCCAAAGACCTATCACACCAGCCTCAAGGTGGCATGGGACCTCAACACAGGCATCTTCGTGACAGTCAGTGTAGGCGACCTCACTGAGGTCAAGGGGCAGACCAG CGGCAGTGTCTGGAGCTCGTACCGCAAGAGCTGCGTGGACATGGTCATGAAGTGGCTGGTGCCTGAGAGCAGCGGCCGCTATGTCAACAGGATGACCAACGAGGCGCTGCACAAAG GGTGCTCGCTGAAGGTTCTGGCAGACAGTGAGCGATACACGTGGATTGTGCTGTGA
- the PODNL1 gene encoding podocan-like protein 1 isoform X1, with translation MRLSLLLLLLLLSGPPPTPGMEDAAFPHMGESSQPPPRACPPRCSCPRADTVDCNGLDLQVFPDNITRAAQHLSLQNNQLQELPYNELSRLSSLRTLNLHNNLLSSEGLPDEAFESLTQLQHIYVAHNKLSVAPQFLPRSLRVADLAANQVTEIFPLTFGEKPALRSVYLHNNQLSNAGLPPDAFHGSEAVVTLSLSSNRLSYLPPSLPPSLERLHLQNNFISKVPRGALSRQTHLRELYLQHNQLTDSGLDATTFSKLRHLEYLDLSHNQLASVPAALPRSLAVLHLGRNCIRWVEAARLRGARGLRYLLLQHNQLGAMGLPPGALRPLRGLHTLHLYGNRLERVPLALPRRLRALVLPHNHVTVLGARDLAGMPGLAELNLAYNRLVSAHVHRRAFRPLRALRSLDLAGNRLTRVPSGLPGGLHTLRLQRNQLRALEPELLAGMNELRELSLAHNHLRIGDIGPGTWHELQALQVLDLSHNELSFVPPDLPEALEELHLQGNRIGHVGSEAFLSTPRLRALFLRANRLHMTSIAPEAFLGLLHLSVVDTAGNPEQVLVQLPPTAPRQPRAGGP, from the exons ATG CGGCTGAGCCtactgctgctgctcctgctgctttccGGCCCCCCGCCCACGCCCGGCATGGAGGACGCTGCCTTCCCCCACATGGGGGAGAGCTCGCAGCCCCCGCCCCGGGCCTGCCCCCCACGCTGCTCCTGCCCCCGGGCGGACACAGTGGACTGCAATGGCCTGGACCTGCAGGTGTTCCCAGACAACATCACCAGGGCAGCTCAGCACCTCTCCCTGCAG AACAACCAGCTCCAGGAGCTCCCCTACAATGAGCTGTCGCGTCTCAGCAGCCTGCGGACCCTCAACCTCCACAACAATCTCCTCTCCTCTGAGG GGCTGCCCGATGAGGCCTTTGAGTCTCTCACACAGCTGCAGCACATTTACGTGGCCCACAACAAG CTCTCCGTGGCCCCCCAGTTTCTGCCCCGCTCCCTCAGAGTTGCGGACCTGGCTGCCAACCAAGTGACAGAGATCTTCCCGCTTACCTTTGGGGAGAAGCCTGCGCTCAG GTCCGTGTACCTCCACAACAACCAGCTGAGCAACGCCGGCCTGCCCCCCGACGCCTTCCATGGCTCTGAAGCTGTGGTCACCCTCAGCCTCTCCAGCAACCGGCTCAGCTACTTGCCACCAAGTCTGCCGCCCTCGCTGGAGCGGCTCCACCtgcag aaCAACTTCATCTCCAAGGTGCCCCGAGGAGCCTTGAGCCGCCAGACCCACCTCCGCGAACTCTACCTCCAGCACAACCAGCTGACGGACAGCGGCCTGGATGCCACCACTTTCAG CAAGCTGCGCCACCTCGAGTACCTGGACCTGTCCCACAACCAGTTGGCCTCGGTGCCTGCCGCTCTGCCCCGCTCCCTGGCCGTGCTGCACCTGGGCCGCAACTGCATCCGGTGGGTGGAGGCGGCCCGGCTGCGGGGGGCCCGGGGCCTTCGCTACCTGCTGCTGCAGCACAACCAGCTGGGAGCGATGGGGCTGCCCCCTGGGGCGCTGCGGCCGCTGCGGGGCCTGCACACGCTGCACCTCTATGGCAACAGGCTGGAGCGTGTGCCCCTGGCACTGCCCCGCCGCCTGCGGGCCCTGGTGCTGCCGCACAACCACGTGACCGTGCTGGGGGCCCGCGACCTGGCCGGCATGCCGGGCCTGGCCGAGCTCAACCTGGCCTACAACCGCCTGGTCAGCGCCCATGTGCACCGCCGGGCCTTCCGCCCACTGCGCGCCCTGCGCAGCCTCGACCTGGCTGGCAACCGGCTGACCCGGGTGCCGAGCGGCCTGCCCGGCGGCCTGCACACCCTGCGGCTCCAGCGCAACCAGCTGCGGGCCCTGGAGCCCGAGCTGCTGGCCGGCATGAACGAGTTGCGGGAGCTCAGCCTGGCGCACAATCACCTCCGGATCGGAGACATCGGGCCTGGCACCTGGCATGAGCTACAGGCCCTCCAG GTGCTGGACCTCAGTCACAACGAGCTGTCCTTCGTGCCCCCTGACCTGCCTGAGGCGCTGGAGGAGCTGCACCTGCAGGGCAACCGCATTGGGCATGTGGGCTCCGAGGCCTTCCTCAGCACGCCCCGCCTGCGTGCCCTCTTCCTCAG GGCGAACAGGCTTCACATGACCAGCATTGCACCTGAGGCCTTCCTGGGCCTCCTGCACCTGAGTGTGGTAGACACAGCGGGGAACCCTGAGCAGGTCCTGGTCCAGCTGCCACCCACAGCTCCACGTCAGCCACGGGCGGGGGGCCCCTGA
- the PODNL1 gene encoding podocan-like protein 1 isoform X2, with the protein MRLSLLLLLLLLSGPPPTPGMEDAAFPHMGESSQPPPRACPPRCSCPRADTVDCNGLDLQVFPDNITRAAQHLSLQNNQLQELPYNELSRLSSLRTLNLHNNLLSSEGLPDEAFESLTQLQHIYVAHNKLSVAPQFLPRSLRVADLAANQVTEIFPLTFGEKPALSLSSNRLSYLPPSLPPSLERLHLQNNFISKVPRGALSRQTHLRELYLQHNQLTDSGLDATTFSKLRHLEYLDLSHNQLASVPAALPRSLAVLHLGRNCIRWVEAARLRGARGLRYLLLQHNQLGAMGLPPGALRPLRGLHTLHLYGNRLERVPLALPRRLRALVLPHNHVTVLGARDLAGMPGLAELNLAYNRLVSAHVHRRAFRPLRALRSLDLAGNRLTRVPSGLPGGLHTLRLQRNQLRALEPELLAGMNELRELSLAHNHLRIGDIGPGTWHELQALQVLDLSHNELSFVPPDLPEALEELHLQGNRIGHVGSEAFLSTPRLRALFLRANRLHMTSIAPEAFLGLLHLSVVDTAGNPEQVLVQLPPTAPRQPRAGGP; encoded by the exons ATG CGGCTGAGCCtactgctgctgctcctgctgctttccGGCCCCCCGCCCACGCCCGGCATGGAGGACGCTGCCTTCCCCCACATGGGGGAGAGCTCGCAGCCCCCGCCCCGGGCCTGCCCCCCACGCTGCTCCTGCCCCCGGGCGGACACAGTGGACTGCAATGGCCTGGACCTGCAGGTGTTCCCAGACAACATCACCAGGGCAGCTCAGCACCTCTCCCTGCAG AACAACCAGCTCCAGGAGCTCCCCTACAATGAGCTGTCGCGTCTCAGCAGCCTGCGGACCCTCAACCTCCACAACAATCTCCTCTCCTCTGAGG GGCTGCCCGATGAGGCCTTTGAGTCTCTCACACAGCTGCAGCACATTTACGTGGCCCACAACAAG CTCTCCGTGGCCCCCCAGTTTCTGCCCCGCTCCCTCAGAGTTGCGGACCTGGCTGCCAACCAAGTGACAGAGATCTTCCCGCTTACCTTTGGGGAGAAGCCTGCGCTCAG CCTCTCCAGCAACCGGCTCAGCTACTTGCCACCAAGTCTGCCGCCCTCGCTGGAGCGGCTCCACCtgcag aaCAACTTCATCTCCAAGGTGCCCCGAGGAGCCTTGAGCCGCCAGACCCACCTCCGCGAACTCTACCTCCAGCACAACCAGCTGACGGACAGCGGCCTGGATGCCACCACTTTCAG CAAGCTGCGCCACCTCGAGTACCTGGACCTGTCCCACAACCAGTTGGCCTCGGTGCCTGCCGCTCTGCCCCGCTCCCTGGCCGTGCTGCACCTGGGCCGCAACTGCATCCGGTGGGTGGAGGCGGCCCGGCTGCGGGGGGCCCGGGGCCTTCGCTACCTGCTGCTGCAGCACAACCAGCTGGGAGCGATGGGGCTGCCCCCTGGGGCGCTGCGGCCGCTGCGGGGCCTGCACACGCTGCACCTCTATGGCAACAGGCTGGAGCGTGTGCCCCTGGCACTGCCCCGCCGCCTGCGGGCCCTGGTGCTGCCGCACAACCACGTGACCGTGCTGGGGGCCCGCGACCTGGCCGGCATGCCGGGCCTGGCCGAGCTCAACCTGGCCTACAACCGCCTGGTCAGCGCCCATGTGCACCGCCGGGCCTTCCGCCCACTGCGCGCCCTGCGCAGCCTCGACCTGGCTGGCAACCGGCTGACCCGGGTGCCGAGCGGCCTGCCCGGCGGCCTGCACACCCTGCGGCTCCAGCGCAACCAGCTGCGGGCCCTGGAGCCCGAGCTGCTGGCCGGCATGAACGAGTTGCGGGAGCTCAGCCTGGCGCACAATCACCTCCGGATCGGAGACATCGGGCCTGGCACCTGGCATGAGCTACAGGCCCTCCAG GTGCTGGACCTCAGTCACAACGAGCTGTCCTTCGTGCCCCCTGACCTGCCTGAGGCGCTGGAGGAGCTGCACCTGCAGGGCAACCGCATTGGGCATGTGGGCTCCGAGGCCTTCCTCAGCACGCCCCGCCTGCGTGCCCTCTTCCTCAG GGCGAACAGGCTTCACATGACCAGCATTGCACCTGAGGCCTTCCTGGGCCTCCTGCACCTGAGTGTGGTAGACACAGCGGGGAACCCTGAGCAGGTCCTGGTCCAGCTGCCACCCACAGCTCCACGTCAGCCACGGGCGGGGGGCCCCTGA